The Linepithema humile isolate Giens D197 chromosome 2, Lhum_UNIL_v1.0, whole genome shotgun sequence genome has a segment encoding these proteins:
- the BCL7-like gene encoding B-cell CLL/lymphoma 7 protein family member B isoform X4, with amino-acid sequence MMSRSVRAETRSRAKDDIKRVMQVVDKVRHWEKKWVTIGETTMKIYKWVPISTLDQKKKGKTVSDKENGLPRKTGIDSSNSNFGLTEDSNTCFSTVSDSQGLTDFSAHLGFSEDSNSQNSEPTPKRLKTD; translated from the exons ATGATGTCGCGGTCAGTGCGCGCAGAGACTCGTAGCCGTGCCAAGGATGACATTAAACGCGTGATGCAAGTAGTCGATAAAGTTCGCCATTG GGAAAAGAAATGGGTTACTATAGGAGAGACAACGatgaaaatatacaaatggGTACCAATCTCGACACTTGATCAG aagaaaaaaggaaaaacagTCTCTGATAAGGAAAATGGTTTACCAAGGAAAACAGGGATAGATTCATCAAATTCCAATTTTGGACTAACAGAAGATTCCAATACAT GTTTCTCCACCGTCAGCGATTCCCAAGGGCTCACAGATTTTTCTGCACATCTGGGTTTTTCGGAAGATTCAAATTCCCAAAATAGCGAACCTACACCTAAGAGATTAAAGACTGACTAA
- the BCL7-like gene encoding B-cell CLL/lymphoma 7 protein family member B-A isoform X2: protein MMSRSVRAETRSRAKDDIKRVMQVVDKVRHWEKKWVTIGETTMKIYKWVPISTLDQKKKGKTVSDKENGLPRKTGIDSSNSNFGLTEDSNTCSSETLGFSTVSDSQGLTDFSAHLGFSEDSNSQNSEPTPKRLKTD, encoded by the exons ATGATGTCGCGGTCAGTGCGCGCAGAGACTCGTAGCCGTGCCAAGGATGACATTAAACGCGTGATGCAAGTAGTCGATAAAGTTCGCCATTG GGAAAAGAAATGGGTTACTATAGGAGAGACAACGatgaaaatatacaaatggGTACCAATCTCGACACTTGATCAG aagaaaaaaggaaaaacagTCTCTGATAAGGAAAATGGTTTACCAAGGAAAACAGGGATAGATTCATCAAATTCCAATTTTGGACTAACAGAAGATTCCAATACAT GCTCTTCTGAAACGCTAGGTTTCTCCACCGTCAGCGATTCCCAAGGGCTCACAGATTTTTCTGCACATCTGGGTTTTTCGGAAGATTCAAATTCCCAAAATAGCGAACCTACACCTAAGAGATTAAAGACTGACTAA
- the BCL7-like gene encoding B-cell CLL/lymphoma 7 protein family member B isoform X1 gives MMSRSVRAETRSRAKDDIKRVMQVVDKVRHWEKKWVTIGETTMKIYKWVPISTLDQVFYKKKGKTVSDKENGLPRKTGIDSSNSNFGLTEDSNTCSSETLGFSTVSDSQGLTDFSAHLGFSEDSNSQNSEPTPKRLKTD, from the exons ATGATGTCGCGGTCAGTGCGCGCAGAGACTCGTAGCCGTGCCAAGGATGACATTAAACGCGTGATGCAAGTAGTCGATAAAGTTCGCCATTG GGAAAAGAAATGGGTTACTATAGGAGAGACAACGatgaaaatatacaaatggGTACCAATCTCGACACTTGATCAGGTATTTTAt aagaaaaaaggaaaaacagTCTCTGATAAGGAAAATGGTTTACCAAGGAAAACAGGGATAGATTCATCAAATTCCAATTTTGGACTAACAGAAGATTCCAATACAT GCTCTTCTGAAACGCTAGGTTTCTCCACCGTCAGCGATTCCCAAGGGCTCACAGATTTTTCTGCACATCTGGGTTTTTCGGAAGATTCAAATTCCCAAAATAGCGAACCTACACCTAAGAGATTAAAGACTGACTAA
- the BCL7-like gene encoding B-cell CLL/lymphoma 7 protein family member A isoform X3 produces MMSRSVRAETRSRAKDDIKRVMQVVDKVRHWEKKWVTIGETTMKIYKWVPISTLDQVFYKKKGKTVSDKENGLPRKTGIDSSNSNFGLTEDSNTCFSTVSDSQGLTDFSAHLGFSEDSNSQNSEPTPKRLKTD; encoded by the exons ATGATGTCGCGGTCAGTGCGCGCAGAGACTCGTAGCCGTGCCAAGGATGACATTAAACGCGTGATGCAAGTAGTCGATAAAGTTCGCCATTG GGAAAAGAAATGGGTTACTATAGGAGAGACAACGatgaaaatatacaaatggGTACCAATCTCGACACTTGATCAGGTATTTTAt aagaaaaaaggaaaaacagTCTCTGATAAGGAAAATGGTTTACCAAGGAAAACAGGGATAGATTCATCAAATTCCAATTTTGGACTAACAGAAGATTCCAATACAT GTTTCTCCACCGTCAGCGATTCCCAAGGGCTCACAGATTTTTCTGCACATCTGGGTTTTTCGGAAGATTCAAATTCCCAAAATAGCGAACCTACACCTAAGAGATTAAAGACTGACTAA
- the sni gene encoding C-signal — protein MKSILITGCNRGLGLGLVKHLAGMSRPLDNIFATCRDASKATELRALADKSSNIHIIEIDLAYTDSYKKIVDTINDQVRGNGLNVLFNNAGISSKFTRLGLVKKQQMTDAFIVNTVAPIMLTKALLPLLKTAAKKAEDTAELSVRKAAVINMTSVLGSIAENNDGGFYPYRCSKAALNAATKSMSIDLRADGILVACLHPGWVRTDLGGNNAPMDVDSSVSHILDTLNSLTEKHTGCFLQYDGKILPW, from the exons ATGAAATCGATCCTGATCACCGGCTGCAATCGTGGCCTCGGCCTGGGTCTGGTGAAACATCTGGCCGGAATGTCGAGGCCGCTGGACAATATCTTCGCGACGTGCCGGGACGCGAGCAAGGCGACG GAATTACGCGCGCTCGCCGACAAATCTTCAAATATACACATCATCGAGATAG ATTTGGCGTACACGGATAGCTACAAAAAAATCGTGGACACGATCAATGACCAAGTGAGAGGCAACGGTCTCAATGTTCTCTTCAACAACGCTGGTATTTCCAGCAAATTTACGCGTCTCGGCCTCGTGAAGAAGCAGCAAATGACGGACGCGTTTATAGTGAACACCGTGGCGCCTATTATGCTCACAAAG GCTCTCTTGCCGCTGCTGAAGACGGCTGCAAAAAAGGCTGAGGACACGGCGGAGCTAAGCGTGAGGAAGGCAGCCGTTATCAATATGACTTCTGTCCTAGGCAGCATTGCTGAAAATAACGACGGCGGTTTTTACCCTTACAGATGCAGCAAG gCGGCGCTTAACGCAGCGACCAAATCAATGAGCATCGATTTGAGAGCAGACGGGATTCTGGTAGCGTGTCTGCATCCTGGATGGGTACGCACTGATCTGGGTGGCAACAACGCTCCGATGGACGTTGACAGCAGTGTCAGTCATATTTTGGATACCTTGAACTCGTTGACAGAAAAGCACACTGGTTGTTTTTTGCAGTATGATGGCAAAATATTGCCCTGGTAA